Proteins encoded together in one Desulfobaccales bacterium window:
- a CDS encoding tetratricopeptide repeat protein, producing MGKRWTWLLVLVIAVGCGGPAKTSVDLRDQALALNEAGYAYYRQSRWELAKNKFEQALTYNRLIDRREGIASNLNNLGVIAQEQGDLQQAVTYFQEALAVNRELQAPAGLCETLNNLGLAYQSQGRLREAETSYLEALENARQLPPGPLLALSLTHLGDVARVHKDYMLALNYYHQALKADEGAKDQRGQAMREERLGRTFLDLKDYDRATLYLKQALGDFRRLQDTDGIAAALKDLTLVALARGDQKEARLNAALLLGIYQARGQEQAAKELEVLLKDK from the coding sequence GTGGGTAAACGGTGGACTTGGCTGTTGGTGCTGGTAATCGCGGTGGGCTGCGGCGGCCCAGCCAAGACCTCGGTCGATCTGCGGGATCAGGCCCTTGCCCTTAATGAAGCAGGATATGCGTATTACCGCCAGAGCCGCTGGGAACTGGCTAAAAATAAGTTTGAGCAAGCCCTCACTTACAACCGCCTCATCGACCGCCGCGAAGGCATCGCCTCTAACCTGAACAACTTGGGGGTCATCGCCCAGGAACAGGGAGACCTGCAGCAGGCCGTCACCTACTTTCAGGAAGCCCTGGCCGTCAATCGGGAGCTGCAAGCCCCTGCCGGCCTCTGTGAGACCTTGAACAATCTGGGCCTGGCTTACCAATCCCAGGGCCGCTTGCGGGAGGCCGAAACCTCCTACCTGGAGGCCCTGGAAAATGCCCGGCAGCTTCCCCCAGGACCGCTTTTGGCCTTGTCCCTGACCCATTTGGGAGACGTGGCCCGCGTACATAAAGATTATATGCTGGCCTTGAATTATTACCATCAAGCCCTCAAGGCCGACGAAGGCGCCAAAGACCAGCGGGGCCAAGCAATGCGCGAGGAGCGCCTGGGCCGGACCTTCCTGGACTTGAAGGACTACGACCGGGCCACCCTGTATCTGAAGCAAGCCCTGGGGGACTTCCGCCGCCTTCAGGACACCGACGGCATCGCCGCCGCGCTCAAAGATCTGACGCTGGTGGCCCTCGCCAGGGGCGACCAGAAAGAAGCCCGGCTTAACGCCGCTCTACTCTTGGGCATCTACCAGGCCCGGGGCCAGGAACAAGCCGCCAAGGAGTTGGAGGTGCTGTTGAAAGATAAATAA
- a CDS encoding MlaD family protein, translating into MIARKYETIVGLFVVASLAALLVMVVIVAQQEGLFQEYVQYRAIFKNVSGLKTGSEVHLAGVTVGNVLNTIINPEGNIVVTFQVTKKYSDRIRQDSTATIGFMGLLGEKSLDLTPGHPKNPPVPAEGIIPSIEPLDITQIVAQAAPSLQDLQKVLNNLVTLTEGMSKPDSEFGQIITSFKEIFTKINQGKGSLGQLVNKDTLYQDTAETMKQVRKFAQDVAKGKGLFGTLVHDQAFRDQAVKAMAEMQSSFANFNKITADVKEAAARLPDISKRLERFVVNLDRAGQGLPGLITQGETSLSDFGITTKAFQKSWLLRRYVPQPQEHTIRMDAEPGKD; encoded by the coding sequence ATGATTGCGCGTAAGTACGAAACCATCGTCGGCCTCTTTGTTGTGGCTTCACTGGCGGCCCTCTTGGTTATGGTGGTGATTGTGGCTCAACAAGAAGGTCTTTTTCAGGAATACGTCCAGTACCGGGCCATCTTTAAGAATGTCAGCGGCCTCAAGACCGGCTCCGAAGTCCATCTGGCCGGGGTCACGGTGGGCAACGTCCTCAATACCATCATCAACCCTGAAGGCAACATCGTCGTCACCTTCCAGGTGACTAAAAAATATAGTGACCGGATTCGCCAGGACTCCACGGCCACCATCGGCTTTATGGGTCTGCTGGGGGAAAAGAGCCTGGACCTGACTCCCGGCCACCCCAAAAACCCGCCTGTTCCTGCGGAAGGCATCATACCGTCCATAGAGCCGCTGGATATCACCCAGATTGTGGCCCAGGCGGCGCCCAGCTTGCAAGACCTGCAAAAAGTTCTCAACAACCTGGTGACCCTCACCGAGGGTATGTCGAAGCCGGACAGTGAATTTGGCCAGATCATCACTTCTTTTAAGGAAATTTTCACCAAGATCAACCAGGGGAAGGGCAGCCTGGGGCAATTGGTGAATAAGGACACGTTGTACCAGGATACCGCTGAGACCATGAAGCAAGTGCGAAAATTTGCCCAAGACGTAGCCAAAGGCAAAGGCCTGTTTGGCACTTTGGTGCATGACCAGGCCTTTAGGGACCAGGCCGTCAAGGCCATGGCGGAGATGCAAAGCTCCTTTGCCAACTTCAACAAAATCACGGCGGATGTAAAGGAAGCCGCGGCCCGCCTGCCTGATATTTCCAAAAGATTGGAGCGCTTCGTGGTGAATCTGGATCGGGCCGGGCAGGGCCTGCCAGGATTGATTACCCAGGGAGAGACGTCACTCAGCGACTTCGGCATCACCACCAAGGCGTTTCAGAAGTCCTGGCTGCTGCGCCGTTACGTGCCCCAACCCCAGGAGCACACCATCCGGATGGATGCGGAACCGGGAAAGGATTAG
- a CDS encoding ATP-binding cassette domain-containing protein gives MKSEPNVPLISFRGINKSFGDRVVLTGVDLEVFPGATQVVLGRSGSGKTVLTSMLVGLNRPDAGNINVEGTEITDFATDADWRDLRLQTGYLFQGSALYDSMTVGENVAFPMVQHTDWEKADIERRVAEKLSQVGLAGVEALDPTALSGGMQRRAALARTLALDPRIVIYDEPTSGLDPITADEIGHLIRRLQRVLQVTSIVVTHDLRLTQLVADRLVLLFQGQWAFQGTYEEFLQSSHPEVLRFLHRVPQEETTT, from the coding sequence ATGAAATCGGAACCGAATGTTCCCCTGATTTCCTTTCGGGGGATTAACAAGTCCTTTGGGGACAGGGTCGTACTTACCGGGGTGGATTTGGAGGTTTTTCCGGGAGCGACCCAGGTGGTTTTAGGCCGCAGTGGTTCGGGCAAGACCGTGTTGACCAGCATGCTAGTTGGGCTTAATCGGCCGGATGCCGGCAACATTAACGTGGAAGGTACAGAAATCACTGATTTTGCCACTGATGCCGATTGGCGCGATCTGCGTCTGCAGACCGGTTATCTCTTTCAGGGTTCGGCCCTATACGATTCCATGACCGTGGGGGAAAACGTGGCCTTTCCTATGGTGCAGCACACCGATTGGGAAAAGGCGGATATCGAGCGCCGGGTGGCGGAAAAACTGTCCCAGGTGGGGCTGGCGGGGGTGGAGGCTTTGGACCCCACCGCCCTGTCCGGCGGCATGCAGCGGCGAGCCGCCCTGGCCCGCACCCTGGCCCTGGATCCCCGGATCGTCATCTATGACGAGCCCACCTCCGGGCTGGACCCCATCACCGCCGACGAGATCGGCCACCTGATCCGCCGCCTCCAGCGGGTCTTGCAGGTTACCTCCATCGTGGTCACCCATGACCTGCGCCTGACCCAGTTGGTGGCCGACCGGTTGGTCCTCCTCTTCCAGGGCCAGTGGGCCTTTCAAGGGACCTATGAGGAATTTCTCCAATCCTCCCATCCCGAGGTCCTGCGCTTTCTCCATCGGGTGCCCCAGGAGGAGACGACCACATGA
- a CDS encoding ABC transporter permease yields the protein MKEGLFYRAGHQTMAFVDYMGELFLFWLDSCRSLAHPPWFVREVIAQMYHLGVRSFSLVAVASFAVGLVLAMQGITVLKMFGAANYIATSVCFTFVRGLGPLLAGIMLASRGGAGMGAELGSMRVTNQIDALTVSAVNPIKYLVVTRIVACMLVLPLLTVAANLIGILGGMIIGVTQVGISATYYYTLTVKYLTLKDVLPGIGKTAIFGLIIGTVSCFHGFNTEHGTFGVGQATKTSVVASILLILIADVFLTKLTLLIWP from the coding sequence GTGAAAGAAGGCTTGTTCTACCGGGCCGGCCATCAAACGATGGCCTTCGTCGATTACATGGGGGAATTATTTCTTTTCTGGCTCGATTCCTGCCGCAGCTTGGCTCACCCGCCCTGGTTTGTGCGGGAGGTGATCGCCCAGATGTACCATCTGGGAGTGAGATCCTTCTCCCTGGTGGCGGTAGCCTCCTTTGCCGTGGGGTTGGTTCTGGCCATGCAGGGTATTACGGTCTTAAAAATGTTTGGCGCCGCCAATTACATTGCCACCAGTGTTTGCTTCACCTTCGTGCGCGGCCTGGGTCCCCTGCTCGCCGGCATCATGTTAGCCTCTCGGGGCGGCGCCGGCATGGGTGCGGAACTTGGCTCCATGCGGGTGACGAATCAGATCGACGCCCTCACCGTTTCCGCGGTCAACCCTATAAAATACCTGGTGGTTACCCGGATTGTGGCCTGCATGTTGGTCTTGCCGCTGTTGACCGTGGCCGCCAATCTCATCGGTATCTTGGGGGGCATGATCATCGGTGTGACCCAGGTAGGCATAAGCGCCACGTATTACTATACCCTGACCGTTAAATATCTGACTCTCAAGGATGTGCTGCCGGGTATCGGCAAGACCGCCATCTTCGGCCTCATCATTGGAACAGTATCTTGTTTTCATGGTTTTAATACGGAGCACGGGACCTTTGGCGTGGGCCAAGCCACCAAAACCTCGGTGGTGGCCTCTATTTTGCTGATTCTGATAGCCGATGTCTTCCTTACCAAACTTACCCTCCTCATCTGGCCTTAA
- a CDS encoding sigma 54-interacting transcriptional regulator: protein MNDLNLLYEITETLGALGPLPRSLQQVLQLLAQNMGMRRGTVTILNPETSELQIEVAHGLTAEARRRGRYKLGEGITGRVVETGEPAIVPRVSQEPLFLNRTRSRGAREKDELSFLCVPIKINYKTIGALSVDKLHRDLDLDRDLRLLTIIASIIAQTVNNLLLIDREKERLQNENLKLKGQLQERYQMGNIIGTSGRMRQVFEMIERVAKSNATILIRGESGTGKEMVASALHYNSLRTEKPFIKVNLAALPETLVESELFGHERGAFTGAMQRKQGRFELAQGGTIFLDEIGDLSPNVQLKLLRVIQEREYTRLGGTVTLKADIRLLAATHRDLEQAVSTGVFREDLYYRLNVFPIYLPPLRERMADIPLLSEHFLNKFAEEHGKPVKRLSAPTLDLLMQYPWPGNVRELENIIERAVLVCDEETILSVHLPSTLQRQEPGGDRRGLSAQVENLERELITEALRQTRGNQSQAAQILDTSLRILGYKIKHYSIESKRFRAA, encoded by the coding sequence ATGAACGACCTTAACCTCCTCTACGAGATTACTGAAACTTTGGGCGCCCTGGGTCCCCTACCCCGGAGCCTGCAACAGGTGCTTCAACTCCTGGCTCAGAATATGGGCATGCGCCGGGGCACCGTCACCATCCTTAATCCGGAAACCTCGGAGCTGCAAATCGAGGTGGCCCACGGCCTCACTGCGGAAGCCCGGCGGCGGGGACGTTACAAGCTGGGGGAAGGGATCACCGGCCGGGTGGTGGAGACCGGCGAGCCCGCTATAGTGCCCCGGGTGAGTCAGGAACCGCTGTTCTTGAACCGGACCCGGTCCAGGGGCGCCCGGGAAAAGGACGAACTTTCCTTCTTGTGCGTGCCCATCAAGATCAACTATAAAACCATCGGCGCCCTGTCCGTGGATAAACTCCACCGGGACCTGGACCTGGACCGGGACCTGAGGCTGCTGACCATCATCGCTTCCATCATCGCCCAGACGGTAAATAACCTGCTGCTCATCGACCGGGAGAAGGAACGCCTCCAGAACGAGAATCTGAAGCTCAAAGGGCAACTGCAAGAACGCTACCAGATGGGCAACATCATCGGCACTTCCGGGCGCATGCGCCAGGTGTTCGAGATGATCGAACGGGTGGCCAAGAGCAACGCCACCATCCTGATCCGGGGCGAATCCGGCACCGGCAAAGAGATGGTAGCCTCGGCCCTGCACTACAATTCCCTACGGACCGAAAAGCCCTTTATCAAAGTGAACCTGGCGGCCCTGCCGGAAACCCTGGTGGAGAGCGAGCTCTTCGGGCATGAACGGGGGGCCTTTACCGGGGCCATGCAGCGCAAGCAGGGGCGCTTCGAACTGGCCCAGGGGGGGACGATTTTTCTGGATGAGATCGGCGACCTCAGTCCCAACGTGCAGCTCAAACTGCTCCGGGTCATCCAGGAGCGGGAGTACACCCGCCTGGGCGGGACAGTCACCTTAAAGGCCGACATCCGCCTCCTGGCCGCCACCCACCGGGATCTGGAGCAGGCCGTGTCCACCGGCGTCTTCCGGGAAGACCTCTACTACCGCCTCAACGTCTTTCCCATCTACCTGCCCCCCTTGCGGGAGCGCATGGCCGACATTCCGCTTCTGTCAGAGCACTTCCTGAACAAGTTTGCCGAAGAGCACGGCAAACCGGTGAAGCGCCTGTCGGCCCCGACCCTGGACCTCTTGATGCAATATCCCTGGCCCGGCAATGTCCGGGAACTGGAAAATATCATCGAACGGGCGGTGCTGGTGTGCGATGAGGAGACCATCTTGAGCGTTCATCTGCCTTCCACCCTGCAACGTCAGGAGCCCGGGGGAGACCGCCGGGGTCTGTCAGCCCAAGTGGAAAACCTGGAACGGGAGCTCATTACCGAGGCCTTGCGCCAGACCCGGGGCAACCAGAGTCAGGCGGCCCAGATCCTGGATACCAGCCTGCGGATCCTGGGATACAAGATCAAGCACTACTCCATCGAATCCAAGCGTTTCCGGGCGGCTTGA
- a CDS encoding metalloregulator ArsR/SmtB family transcription factor, whose protein sequence is MTAKQAGELVAIFKTLANDTRLRILHALVRSGEMCVSEMSDLLAMKPQAISNQLTRLADRGILGYRRNGNNIYYRIVDPCVIELLDHGFCLSEDAKARTR, encoded by the coding sequence TTGACCGCGAAGCAGGCGGGAGAATTGGTGGCGATCTTTAAGACGCTGGCCAATGATACCCGCCTCAGGATACTGCACGCCCTGGTGAGGTCAGGAGAAATGTGCGTGTCGGAAATGTCGGACCTTCTGGCTATGAAACCCCAGGCCATCTCCAATCAGCTCACCCGCTTGGCGGATCGAGGTATTTTGGGATATCGGCGAAATGGCAACAACATCTATTATCGGATTGTGGATCCGTGCGTCATCGAACTCCTGGACCATGGCTTCTGTCTTAGTGAAGATGCCAAAGCGAGAACCAGATGA
- a CDS encoding DUF4346 domain-containing protein, with the protein MNLSREKEPAFKEALTYLQEAMAAEKCRACGCFQQLVVALEQAFPAEAGPQELRETVKAAQLCLVERQYDCLGCEVCIPPLVVNALTRALGEAVADLEVCPTEKVEERRGWPPLAGAYQVLRYQAPVAVCCLTAEDLAAAVVRKAGPEIAIVGTLHTENLGIERLIQNVLGNPHLRFVIVCGPDSKQAVGHYPGQSLVALARQGLDERRRIVGAQGRRPVLKNISPEAVAHFLEVVEVVDLIRETEAGKVIAAAERCAARNPGTASPFAASPIVAPIPGYLPFRMVSDPAGYFVIYVDRSRGMLSLEHYLNDGVLDTVIEGASAAELYIPAIDRGLISRLDHAAYLGRELARAEESLRSGEPFIQDAAPELAAPLTLDSVACGPACHEARA; encoded by the coding sequence ATGAATTTATCCAGAGAAAAAGAGCCGGCTTTTAAGGAAGCCTTGACGTATTTGCAAGAGGCCATGGCCGCGGAGAAATGCCGGGCCTGCGGCTGCTTTCAGCAGCTTGTCGTGGCGCTGGAACAGGCTTTTCCGGCGGAGGCAGGCCCACAGGAACTCCGGGAAACGGTGAAAGCCGCGCAGCTATGTCTGGTGGAGCGCCAATATGACTGTCTGGGGTGCGAAGTCTGCATCCCGCCTCTGGTGGTTAACGCATTAACCCGGGCTTTGGGCGAGGCCGTGGCCGACCTTGAGGTCTGCCCAACGGAAAAGGTGGAAGAACGCCGGGGGTGGCCGCCTCTGGCCGGTGCCTATCAGGTACTGCGCTATCAGGCTCCGGTGGCCGTATGCTGCCTCACGGCTGAGGACTTGGCGGCGGCGGTGGTTCGGAAGGCCGGGCCGGAAATCGCCATTGTCGGGACTTTGCACACCGAAAACTTGGGCATCGAGCGCCTTATTCAGAATGTTCTGGGCAACCCCCACCTACGTTTTGTGATTGTCTGCGGCCCCGACTCCAAGCAAGCCGTGGGGCACTATCCGGGGCAATCGCTGGTGGCATTAGCCCGGCAGGGGCTGGATGAGCGCAGGCGCATCGTGGGAGCGCAGGGACGGCGGCCAGTTTTGAAAAACATCAGCCCCGAAGCCGTGGCCCACTTCCTGGAAGTGGTGGAGGTGGTTGACCTTATCAGGGAAACCGAGGCCGGAAAGGTGATTGCGGCGGCGGAGCGGTGCGCCGCCCGGAATCCGGGGACTGCCAGCCCCTTTGCCGCCAGTCCCATCGTGGCGCCGATCCCCGGCTACCTGCCCTTCCGGATGGTGAGCGACCCGGCCGGTTACTTCGTGATTTATGTGGACCGGAGCCGAGGGATGCTTTCCCTGGAGCATTACCTCAATGACGGTGTGCTGGATACGGTGATTGAGGGCGCCAGCGCCGCGGAGCTTTATATTCCGGCGATTGACCGGGGATTAATCTCGCGCCTGGACCACGCCGCCTATCTGGGGCGGGAACTGGCCCGGGCCGAGGAGAGTCTGCGCTCCGGTGAACCATTCATCCAGGATGCCGCGCCTGAATTAGCTGCGCCCCTCACCCTGGATAGCGTCGCTTGCGGGCCTGCCTGCCATGAGGCCAGAGCCTGA
- a CDS encoding glutamine synthetase family protein, translated as MHCQTCQTAEDVFKVVRDKEVSFIQIWFTDILGVLKSFSIRPSELEEAMSEGMGFDGSSIEGFSRIEESDMIAKPDPTTFQILPWRPDEKPVARMFCDILQPDGTPYPGDPRYALKRMLAKAAEKGYTSYLGPELEFFYFANNTCTEVLDQGGYFDAPPLDMANDLRRHTIFGLESMGVRIEYSHHEVAASQHEIDMRYDEAMLMADKTMTMKATVKAIAMINGVYATFMPKPIFGINGSGMHTHQSLFTGKKNSFHDANDQYNLSAIGKSYIAGLLKHAREITGICSQWVNSYKRLVPGYEAPVYVAWSRRNRSALVRVPMYKPGKEGATRCEYRAPDPACNPYLAFAVMLAAGLKGIEENYKLADPVEVDIYHLSQAEREKYGIQELPGSLNEAIQEVEKSAVVKEALGDHIFTKFLENKKIEWDAYRMHVSNFEIERYLPIL; from the coding sequence GTGCATTGCCAAACCTGCCAAACCGCAGAGGATGTTTTCAAAGTTGTCCGGGATAAAGAAGTAAGCTTTATCCAGATCTGGTTTACCGACATCCTGGGAGTATTAAAAAGCTTTTCCATTCGCCCTTCCGAGTTGGAAGAGGCCATGTCCGAGGGTATGGGGTTTGACGGGTCCTCCATTGAGGGATTTTCCCGCATTGAAGAAAGCGACATGATCGCCAAGCCGGACCCCACCACCTTCCAGATCCTGCCCTGGCGTCCCGATGAGAAGCCCGTGGCCCGGATGTTTTGCGACATCCTGCAACCCGATGGCACTCCTTATCCGGGCGATCCCCGTTATGCCTTGAAACGCATGCTGGCCAAGGCCGCAGAGAAAGGCTACACCAGTTACCTGGGCCCGGAACTGGAGTTTTTCTATTTCGCTAACAACACTTGCACCGAAGTCCTGGACCAGGGCGGCTATTTTGATGCCCCGCCTCTGGATATGGCCAACGACTTAAGAAGGCACACCATCTTCGGTCTGGAGAGCATGGGCGTACGCATCGAATATAGCCACCATGAAGTGGCTGCTTCCCAGCACGAAATCGACATGCGCTACGACGAAGCCATGCTCATGGCCGACAAGACCATGACCATGAAGGCCACCGTGAAGGCCATCGCCATGATCAACGGGGTCTATGCCACGTTCATGCCTAAGCCCATCTTCGGCATCAACGGCAGCGGCATGCACACTCACCAGTCCCTGTTTACGGGCAAGAAAAACTCCTTCCACGACGCCAATGACCAATATAACCTCTCGGCCATCGGCAAAAGCTATATCGCGGGCCTCTTGAAACACGCCCGGGAGATCACCGGCATCTGCAGCCAGTGGGTCAATTCCTACAAGCGCCTGGTGCCCGGTTACGAAGCTCCGGTGTACGTAGCCTGGTCCCGCCGCAACCGTTCCGCCCTGGTGCGGGTGCCCATGTACAAGCCCGGCAAAGAAGGCGCCACCCGGTGCGAATACCGCGCCCCCGACCCGGCCTGCAACCCCTACCTGGCCTTTGCGGTGATGCTGGCCGCCGGTCTCAAGGGCATCGAGGAGAATTACAAGCTGGCTGATCCGGTGGAAGTGGATATCTACCACCTTTCCCAGGCCGAACGTGAAAAATATGGGATTCAGGAATTGCCCGGCAGCCTTAACGAGGCCATCCAGGAAGTGGAAAAGAGCGCCGTGGTCAAGGAAGCCCTGGGCGATCATATCTTCACCAAGTTCCTGGAAAACAAAAAGATCGAATGGGATGCGTATCGGATGCATGTGAGCAACTTCGAGATCGAGCGTTATCTCCCGATCTTGTAA